The Radiobacillus deserti genomic interval GTATCCTCCTCCACATCCTTTTGAGATATTTCTTGCACAAAAGCTAGAGCATCACCCGTTAACTCCTCCACACTATCCATCATTTCTCCAATAATCTCTTGCACTTCCTCATCTTCAGGACTACGGCCACGAACTTTCTTTATTTTTACAGAAAAGGCAACCCAGTCCTTCTCTAGCTTCAATCGCTTTTCCTCAGAAATATTAAACATTTCGTCCACCACGGTTTCATCCAAATACCCTTTCAGCCATTCCTTATGTTCCTGTTCCATTTGGATGTTGTTAATAAGTGATATAAAAATAGATGGATCTACTTCTTCATAATCTTCTAACGAGTGAATCGCATAATCAAATGCCTTCATCACATGTTCGATTTGCTCTTTTTTTCGCATCATTTCTCGTTTTTGAAAGGAAAGAGAATCCTTCAAATCCCATGTATTCATTTGGAATAAATTTTTGATTTGCTCTAATGAATAGCCTAGAAATTTTAACGTTAAGATTTTTTGTAAAGTAACAAAATCGTTATTCGTATAAAAGCGTCTTCCTTTATCTGAAACATAAGAAGGCTTAAGTAAACCAATTTCATCGTAATAATGCAGAGTTCTTATGGTAGTAGATGTTTTTTTTGAAAATGCACCAATAGAATATCTATCTTTCATTTCCGCTCCTCCATTCTATGACTATAAAGCTATCATAAAACCTAACGTAACGTGAGAAGCAAGGGTTTTTTAATTTTAAATTGCATTTTATAATTAATCAGTTATACTGATTATATATTACACTGATTAACAGGACGGTAAGGAGGAAAGATAAACATTGAAAAAATGGAGCCAGTCTTATGGATTTCTTCTAGGAAAGGTTCTTCAGCAAATGGAAAATGAATTCGCGGAAGGATTAGTATCATTTCAAATCAATGCCCGGCAATATGGAGTTTTATTATTTATTAAAGAAAATCCTTATTCATCCCAAAAGGATGTTTCAGAAAGTCTCAAAATAGACCGGACTACAATGGTTAGTCACATTGACCATTTGGAAGCTTTAGGGTTTGTCAAACGAACTAAAAACCCTAATGACAGAAGGTCTTACAGTCTTCTAATTACAGAGAAAGGGGATGAGATTC includes:
- a CDS encoding MerR family transcriptional regulator, which produces MKDRYSIGAFSKKTSTTIRTLHYYDEIGLLKPSYVSDKGRRFYTNNDFVTLQKILTLKFLGYSLEQIKNLFQMNTWDLKDSLSFQKREMMRKKEQIEHVMKAFDYAIHSLEDYEEVDPSIFISLINNIQMEQEHKEWLKGYLDETVVDEMFNISEEKRLKLEKDWVAFSVKIKKVRGRSPEDEEVQEIIGEMMDSVEELTGDALAFVQEISQKDVEEDTWLIPSPFTKEEEEWIADALSIYLKRRGVEL
- a CDS encoding MarR family winged helix-turn-helix transcriptional regulator encodes the protein MKKWSQSYGFLLGKVLQQMENEFAEGLVSFQINARQYGVLLFIKENPYSSQKDVSESLKIDRTTMVSHIDHLEALGFVKRTKNPNDRRSYSLLITEKGDEILHSRWEFLHKTELGVLAPLDSEEQKVLKTLLIKVWKSL